GTCTGCGAGTGAGGGACAGACAGACTCTGGGCATGCTGATCTGCACATTTTTGCTCTTTATGCCTCTGCGGCTTGTGAGAGTTTGGTTTGCAGAAAAGGATGTCTGACCTGGGAAAGCAGAGGGTGGAGAATGAAAGCAGATATCCCTAAGGAGGTTCTAGCTGCTGCCACACAGGCTGGAGGTGGAAGTATGCACTGTCACAGGACACGGATCTGTGGGGAAGTAAGTGCAAATAAGTGGCAAACATCAGAAATCCAGGCACCTTTCCCCTGTACCTGTATGGACACTAGTATGTATTACAGAAAGAAGCCTCATATAGAAGGATTCTTTTATCCCCGTTTctctttctaaattaaaataaataaaataaataaaataaatgctggtgttagattttttttatttattttattttatttatttatttttttcccagtcccAGTGGTTTGCTAAGCAGATCTTAAGGTACCAGCAGAGATCTGACATAACTTACAGCTTCTTTAATGAGCCCATTGATTTTGCAATCCAGCAAACAGTATCTCTTCCATTTCCTGGTACTGTAATGCATTGTGGTGTCTTTCTGTGCTGTAGCACACCTGTCCatgtaaaaagaaatggcaacgtttgaaataacttttgaaGTAGTGGACCTGTTTTCCCTGTGGACTTGTGATTGCTCTGGGCCTCCCTGTACTCAGACTTAAATTCTTGAGCCTGGCATGATAATTGTCTGCAGCTTCCTAAAAGCCTACTGACTTTCACTCCATCACCAGCCTGGGTCTGGATGCAGGCACTGTGCTGGCTGAATCTTTGCCATTCACTTTCTGCAACTTAGATTCCCTGCTCATCATCAGGAGGACCTACCAGTTTTAAATCGATGTATCTTCTTTAGACCCCAAGAATTATATATACACTGTAGGGCATATGAGGGTAGAAACACAGCTCTAGAGAATGCTAaccaaagggaaagaaaaaaaaaaaaaaaagaacttcagcAGAAAATGGGTAAATTCTGGCATAAAACAGAGCATATCCTGGGTATGTTGAAAGGACTGCTCCTGACTCTCTGGAGTCTCTGAAGCTTCTTAGAAATTAAGCCTGAAGTGAAAAATTACTGCACCTGCATAGATCTACAGACTCCTCTGTCCTgtcaaatttctttctttggtccTGTTCAGCACACAAGGCAGCCTGGAAACACCACAAAATTCTGGGGGCTTCTGTAAAAAAGGGAGACAGGATGGcttactgtggtggttttactcaggtgggcggctgagctccaccacaatcgctctctcattccccctcctcaaagagaaatggggagaaaatacgatgaaaagggctcaagggttgagataaggacgaggaaatcgcacagtaattattgtgacaagcaaaacagactcagaatagggagacagtaagatttattgcctattactaacaagctagagaagcaagaaacaaaggaaagaaaccaaaagcactttccccccatccaccctcttccacctcctccccccgagcggcgcagggaAACGGGGGAAcaggggttatggtcagtctatagcgcttcttctctgccgctccttctcggtcactctcgtctcctgtgctgtggggtccctccaacaggatgcagtccttgctgaactgatccggcgtgggctgcccacaggcagcagctcttcaagaactgctccagatatgggtccgtaccacggggtccatccctcaggagcgaactgctccaacctgggtcccccacgggcagcagctcctgccaggtcacctgctcctgcgtggtctcctctccacgggctacagctccggcccggaatctgccctggcaggggtcttccacaggccccagcctccgtcggtgcaggtccacctgctccaccgtggtctcctccacgggctgtagggtggaaccctgctccaccgtggtactccatgggctgcagggagacagcctgcttcaccatggtcctcaccacaggccgcaggggacttctgctccggcacctggagcacctctccccctccttcttcactgaccttggcgcctgcaaggctgttcctcactcctctcactctcccagctgctgtgtgtggcacagcagttttttgtccctgtcttaaatatgctctcacagaggcgcaaaacaacatcacttattggctcagctctggtcagcagtggggcccttaccaaacatggggcagcctCTGGATCCTTCTCACAAAAGCCATCCCTgtggccccctgctaccaaaaccttgccacgtaaacccactacacttACATAGTGTTGCATGTCTGGTATATTCGTTTTAAGGATTAAAAACCCTCCTCCTTCAGAAACGTTTCTTCCACAGAACCTTTCCAGTATCCTCTCCAGCTGGAATAAATCTGCTCGTGTGGCTGTGGTGAGTGGGATCTCTGCCACCACGCTAGATGTCCCTTGAGGTGAGATGGGTCTGGAGGATGTGGTGGAAACAGTTCTACCACCACTTGGCTGTCACTTGTCTGATGGTCTTCTGAAGCTCCCAGCTGATCGTGGTGTCTTTCTGCACTTTAAAATTAGAGatcttaatttgttttcactttaaaaagtgTCTGTCAGCCTTTCCTCTGCCTTGCCAGAAAGGCAGTTATGACAATTTCCACTGTCAGATACACACTTCCACTTCAGATTTACAGAGATGAAGGGTAGCCATAAAGAAATGACTCCACACGATAATTCAGAGGAGTAAGTTTTAAACCTTGGGGAGAAACAGTAAGAAATAGATATTGCTCACATAGGCTTTGTGCAAGCTTCCTGGAATGTAAAAccagacagaataaaaaaggCCAAAAGGATGAAAACATCTCTGGCTCCCTTTCATTCAGCTCCTCACTGTCCTGCTCCAGAAACCAACCTGTCTCACCTTGGAGCTGATCCTATATCTCTTTACAGTTCTGCAAAAAATGACACAATTTTCTTCCAGGGGACTTCCTTGACAAAAGCAGAGGGAACAAAAAGGGCAAAGGAACATCACTAAACTCTCTGAAATTCCCATTATACATGAGGACAGGGGCACAACAAATGTGGCAGAGAACATTTTCTGCCAACCCCCTTGATCTCACAGCTCTCCAGTGTTCAAACATCACTAAGAGCAAGAGTGATTTAGCTTGAATATTTGCACATCTCAGCATTACTTGTCTTCAATTAGAAGTTGGTTAATGCTTTGTTGAAAGCTTTCCCTGCTTAGCCCTGCAAGGGCAAGTTGACCAAAGCATGTCATGAGTTCATGTTGAACTCACAGATGtttagccattaaaaaaaaagttaattaaaaaaaaaagaagaatgggaatatttcatttgtccctttcaaaattcagtgctttgatttttcattgtAGAATGAGTATCCATTTCCAGAGGTACACAAGGttatttaaatcatatttttaaaagtgtaaaaagATTGAGAACAAATGTGCAGAAAAGATTCAATTTGTCAGAACATTTTTCAAGAGGTAATTTCAGGCTGACCTCAAGTCACTTTCCTCCATTAACGCTTGGATTTTAAGTCGActgaaaaacaagctgaaagTCCACCCTTTCTTTCACGGCTGCAGATAATCATACAAAAAAGAAGAGGGCACAATAACTTGTCTGTTCCATACAGCTGTGAAGCATTAAGTCATCTGTCCTCTTCCTTTTATATCTCTGTATCCCACTACTTTGGGCTCAATGTTTGCAAGTAAAGAATTGGTGAAACGTAGCAAAACACCAGTATGAAAAGTGCAAAAAATTGGTAAATTCAGCCATCTGGCCAACTCTTATTTATTAGCTgttctgtttactttttcacAAGCTGTGTGACcaggttttgttctttcaaagTCTTAAAGGATGTCTGCTCTGTGTATTTGCATTTGCACAGGAACATTtagtattttctctgttttatcaAGTTTCATCCGTCTGACCGGAGAACAGAAATATTACCAGGTGGTGGGGGAACTCATGAGTGATGGAGGTGCAAAGTGACCTCCTGTCTCCGTGGCTTGTGGGTGCTGGGCAGGTGTATGTAGTGCACAGTGTAAGATATAACtcactcctcctcttccagtCAAAATCTTGGCTTCTGCCTCACTTGccctttcctctgtttctcgCAGAAGGCAGGAGAGACCTGTATGTTGAATTATGTGCTCATATTGCTCTTATTGAACATGCAATGATTGTGAATGCAAATGGAACTTTTTATACATGATCAGAAAAAGGGCTAAATTCACTGCATAAATTATTCACAACAGATAATTCAACCTGTTCTCATGGGAGAGTGCAATGAATGTCTGATGAtgttatagaaagaaaaaaaaaaacactcaaccAACTAATTCTTCCAAACAATGAAGTCAACAGCAAAAGCTTTTACTAACTTCAAAGGGGCCAGAACCTAACCCCAAGCCAGAGGGTGGGGATGCAGCTTCTCTGTAGTGGTTCCCAGTTGTGTTTAGAGCTGTTTAAAAACCTAGACAAGTGCTTCTGCTTGGAGGAACCCAGACTAACTCCATATAGTCAGCATCAGGTGGCCAGGGTCCATGGGTTACTACAGCTCCAGCTGAAAGCAGGTCTCCTCCACAGCTGGGTGCAGAGCACGGCTCTCAACCTGAAATAGCCCTGCCTCCATTGTGCTGTGGTGGCGGTGCCACCGAGCCAGTTTGGAGCTCCAAATCACAGGGTGGCTGAGGgtggaaggcacctctggaggtcacctggtccaaacccctgctccagcagggccacctaaagcaggttgcccaggacctgTCAGGCTGGGTTAATTTACTTTGCATCTGGAGTAGATTTGCAGCTGGTGAGAGGTGTCTGTGACCAGTGTTGCCACCCTGATGTGACTGTGCCACCACAGCCCTGGTGGCAGCACCCTGTGGCCACGATGCAGGGACCGTGACCACATGCAGTGGGTGCGGGGTGTTGGTAAAGGCTTGTGTGGGGGCTGCCATCATGTTAAACCTCCTCCAGCAGGAGAAGCAAGGGGCCACTGTTCACCAGCGGTGGGGGTCTTGGGCACTGGGGAGAGACAGGGACACGGGGTCCATGCCATGGCTGCGTGGCACGAGGTTCTCCCTCAGCACCCGTCCGCCATGGCGGGCTGCGTGAGGCGGCGAGCCGCGCAGGACGACACGGGTTAAGTTATATAAACCCTTTTGAGGAGGGGGTGGAGGAAGGGGCGCTGCCGGCGTGGCTGCGGCGGCTCAGGTTGATTGAGAGTGGATGACAGCGGCCTGGCGCAGGCCCACGGCGGTGGAGGAAAGCTGCTTAGCCCCCTCCGGGTTGCCATGGAGATGGGAGGGCGGCagcgggagcggcggcggggctgtcAGTGAGGCACAGCACCACCGGGCACCACCGGGGCGGTGGCGGCGAGGAGGCCACGGCGGGGACGCTGTGGCGGCAGTCATGGACTCGCATTGCGACTGTGCCGAGCCCCCGGCCGCCGAGCAGCAGCCGTCGGGGAAGATTAACAAAACCGCCTTCAAATTGTTCAAGAGGAGGAAATCCGGGGGCACCATGCCCAGCATCTTTGGGGTGAGGAGcaaaggtggggaggggaagggcgCGAGCAAAGCGGGGATGGTGCGGAGCAGGACGCACGATGGCTTGGCCGACgctgtgctggagagcagcaagaAGGAGGACCAGGGTGGCGGCGATCCTCAAGGCAAGGATGCTCAGAGCCGGGCGGCCGGCAGCCTCGGCGTCTCCCCCGGCAGCTCAGTGGCGAAGTCGCACAGCTTCTTCTCCCTGCTGAGGAAGAACGGGAGGACGGAGAACGGCAAGGCAGAGAATGCGGATCAGCGGGCTGGCGGCAGACAAAAGAAGGGGCTGAAAGGGATCTTCAGCAGCATGCGATGGcataaaaaggacaaaaacggcaaggaggagaggggggaaacCTCGGAAATCCAGTCCGGTCTCATTATGCCGGGGTCTTTGACTGCCAGCTTGGAGTGCATCAAAGAGGAGACGCCAAAACCTTTGTCTGAAACTCCGAACAGCACAGGAGACGTCGGTCTCGAATTGCTGCATGAGAAGCACACCTTGGCCGAGGAGCCCCAGGTGGGAGGTGGGGAGTCGCGGGACAGCAAAACCCCCCCCGGGGAGGACCCTGCCGCTGCTGGAAGGCAACCCGAGGAGCTCTGCCGCGAGCGACCGGACCTGGGCGATGGAGAAGTTGGGACTGCGAAGGATGCGGCCATAACAGGTGACATTCCAATAACGACTATTCCCCCTGTTGAACCTCACTGTGATAGCGGTCAAGAGATGGCAGCCGCCCCTGACCCTTCCTCTATTGATCCACCCTCAGAGCAATCGATTGATCGTATTTGTTTGATGTTTGCTGACGTGACTTCACTGAAAAGCTTTGACTCTCTTACAGGCTGCGGAGATATTATTGCGGACCAGGAGGAGGATGTGGGCAGCGGGAGTGGCGGCTGCGAGAAGAGCACCCCCGGGGTCAGCAAGCTAGGCGCCTCCAAGAAACACCCCACCATGGTGGCCTAccaaggaggaggggaggagatggCCAGCCCAGAGCAGGTGGATGATACATACCTCCAGGAGTTCTGGGATATGCTGTCGCAGACAGAGGAGACccaaacaggaggaggaggaggagggacaAAGACGCCCGAGGGGCTGAAGGAGAACCGAGGTACTGAAGGGGCCCATAACAGAGTGGCAGTGAAACGTGGTGGCCTCCACCAGATCCCCATTCACCTCAACCACAAAGAGGAGCagaagggcagggagaaggagcagcacGAGGGTGTCCCAAACAGTGATGAGGGCTACTGGGATTCCACCACCCCTGGTCCTGAGGAAGATAGTACCACGAGTATCCAGAAGGAGACCATTCCCAGGGACAGCTACAGTGGGGATGCACTCTATGACCTCTATGCTGAGCCAGATGAAAACCCACCAGGGAAGCCTCCGGACGAAGGGGTCACCTGTATGCCACGCTCCAAGCCCGTGTCGCCAATAACGACCACATGCTCACTGAAAACACCCTCAAG
This is a stretch of genomic DNA from Cygnus atratus isolate AKBS03 ecotype Queensland, Australia chromosome 1, CAtr_DNAZoo_HiC_assembly, whole genome shotgun sequence. It encodes these proteins:
- the AMER2 gene encoding APC membrane recruitment protein 2 encodes the protein MDSHCDCAEPPAAEQQPSGKINKTAFKLFKRRKSGGTMPSIFGVRSKGGEGKGASKAGMVRSRTHDGLADAVLESSKKEDQGGGDPQGKDAQSRAAGSLGVSPGSSVAKSHSFFSLLRKNGRTENGKAENADQRAGGRQKKGLKGIFSSMRWHKKDKNGKEERGETSEIQSGLIMPGSLTASLECIKEETPKPLSETPNSTGDVGLELLHEKHTLAEEPQVGGGESRDSKTPPGEDPAAAGRQPEELCRERPDLGDGEVGTAKDAAITGCGDIIADQEEDVGSGSGGCEKSTPGVSKLGASKKHPTMVAYQGGGEEMASPEQVDDTYLQEFWDMLSQTEETQTGGGGGGTKTPEGLKENRGTEGAHNRVAVKRGGLHQIPIHLNHKEEQKGREKEQHEGVPNSDEGYWDSTTPGPEEDSTTSIQKETIPRDSYSGDALYDLYAEPDENPPGKPPDEGVTCMPRSKPVSPITTTCSLKTPSSTVKDSKIPISIKHLASHPASHGTDTSNSHHVAHHHLAKSEMHRTKIPVSKVLVRRVSNRGLAGTTVKAATYQDSAKK